A single Thermosynechococcus vestitus BP-1 DNA region contains:
- the murD gene encoding UDP-N-acetylmuramoyl-L-alanine--D-glutamate ligase, translating to MPTVHVIGLGRSGIAAARLLKRQGWQVEVSDRRQTPALQSQQQLLQAEGIPVQLNYDFDLQTLISVGLRVPDEIVISPGVPWHSPALVAARQAGIPVRGEVAIAWQTLAHLPWVCITGTNGKTTTTALTAAIFQAAGYNAPACGNIGNSICEVALTARALDWVIAEISSYQLESSPPLQPEFALWTTLTPDHLERHGTLDAYVATKAHLMNGAKHVILNGDDPYLRQHMVNRWPQAWWISTQGAIALPKGIAQGIYIAEDQVWFQDQPLLPTHILQMPGRHNQQNFLLAVATAHLAGIPAETIAKGVAGFAGVPHRLERIRQWREVEWINDSKATNYDAAEIGLRSVTGPVILIAGGQAKKGDDRPWLNLIQEKAAWVLLIGEAAPQFAQRLEAIGFTNYEIMETLDRAVAAAAELVTQYPIKTVLFSPGCASFDQYQNFEERGDHFRQLCLEL from the coding sequence ATGCCAACTGTTCATGTGATTGGTCTTGGTCGCTCCGGCATTGCTGCCGCCCGTTTACTCAAACGTCAAGGTTGGCAAGTGGAGGTCAGTGACCGCCGCCAAACTCCAGCGCTGCAATCTCAACAGCAACTGCTGCAAGCTGAAGGCATCCCCGTTCAACTCAACTATGACTTTGATTTGCAAACTCTTATCAGCGTTGGCCTGCGTGTTCCCGATGAAATTGTCATTAGTCCAGGGGTACCGTGGCACTCCCCGGCGCTGGTCGCTGCTCGCCAAGCGGGCATTCCCGTCCGCGGTGAAGTGGCAATTGCCTGGCAAACCCTTGCCCATTTGCCCTGGGTGTGTATTACGGGCACCAATGGTAAAACAACAACCACGGCACTCACGGCCGCCATTTTTCAAGCAGCGGGGTACAATGCACCGGCCTGTGGCAACATTGGCAATAGCATTTGCGAAGTCGCTTTGACCGCTAGGGCCCTTGATTGGGTGATTGCTGAGATTAGTAGCTATCAGTTGGAGTCCAGCCCCCCCCTACAACCCGAATTTGCCCTTTGGACAACCCTGACGCCGGATCACTTGGAACGCCACGGTACCCTCGATGCCTACGTGGCCACCAAAGCCCACCTCATGAACGGCGCGAAACACGTGATTCTCAATGGGGATGATCCCTATTTGCGCCAACACATGGTGAATCGTTGGCCCCAGGCATGGTGGATCAGCACTCAAGGGGCAATCGCCCTACCCAAGGGGATTGCACAGGGCATCTATATTGCCGAGGATCAGGTGTGGTTTCAGGATCAGCCCCTCCTGCCTACCCATATCCTGCAAATGCCGGGTCGACACAATCAGCAAAACTTTCTTCTGGCTGTGGCAACTGCCCATCTAGCCGGTATTCCCGCCGAAACGATCGCCAAAGGGGTCGCGGGGTTTGCCGGTGTGCCCCATCGTCTAGAGCGGATTCGTCAATGGCGAGAGGTGGAGTGGATCAATGACAGCAAGGCCACCAATTATGACGCTGCAGAAATTGGGCTGCGTTCTGTGACAGGTCCAGTGATTCTCATTGCCGGGGGACAGGCCAAAAAGGGGGACGATCGCCCTTGGCTCAACCTGATTCAGGAGAAAGCTGCTTGGGTGCTTTTAATTGGTGAAGCAGCACCGCAGTTTGCGCAGCGCCTAGAGGCGATCGGCTTTACAAATTATGAGATCATGGAGACACTGGATCGGGCAGTGGCGGCGGCGGCTGAACTGGTGACCCAGTATCCAATCAAAACCGTGCTCTTTTCCCCTGGCTGTGCCAGCTTTGACCAATATCAGAACTTTGAAGAACGCGGTGATCACTTTCGTCAACTGTGCTTAGAGCTATGA
- a CDS encoding FxLYD domain-containing protein — MPNLRTIWLCGLLLTTWGGLLSLEGMPAIARRREVPKVVRVTDLQLQSENIAGVWYHRLTGRVRNETATPARNVQIYYEIYDPTGKRLLEAGSTQLHNRVIDSEGEAEFLATPNAGGRVKITLVEWLSGDRDYHSFQQMQEF; from the coding sequence ATGCCTAACTTACGCACAATTTGGCTCTGCGGTTTGCTATTGACAACCTGGGGCGGCCTCCTCTCCCTTGAAGGGATGCCCGCGATCGCCCGCCGTCGGGAAGTACCCAAAGTGGTGCGCGTCACCGATCTCCAATTGCAGAGTGAGAATATTGCGGGTGTCTGGTACCACCGCCTGACAGGACGCGTGCGCAATGAAACAGCCACCCCAGCACGCAATGTTCAGATCTATTACGAAATCTATGACCCCACGGGCAAACGACTGCTGGAGGCAGGATCGACCCAGTTGCACAATCGAGTGATTGATAGCGAAGGCGAGGCGGAGTTTCTGGCAACTCCCAATGCGGGCGGGCGGGTGAAAATTACCCTTGTGGAATGGCTGAGTGGCGATCGCGACTATCACTCGTTTCAACAAATGCAGGAATTTTAG
- a CDS encoding SH3 domain-containing protein, with product MMKPVVRVLQWFLGTFLGLGLMTLVAAAMIMPLIFNLLWPPPRPQVEAHHLPPPTPPASSANSPSASPEPSPTESPQPNPEGRVIYGEGLRVRDRPSREANALGGVAFDEVVTILERSEDGEWLKIRTKNNLEGWVLAFGVQVTTPQSPASSETPQ from the coding sequence ATGATGAAACCCGTTGTGCGTGTGCTGCAATGGTTCTTGGGAACCTTTTTGGGTTTAGGTCTGATGACCCTTGTGGCGGCTGCTATGATTATGCCCCTCATCTTTAACCTGCTCTGGCCACCCCCACGTCCCCAGGTCGAGGCACACCATTTGCCACCACCTACGCCCCCAGCGTCCTCAGCGAATTCACCCTCAGCTAGTCCTGAACCAAGCCCGACTGAGTCACCGCAGCCAAATCCTGAAGGGCGAGTGATCTATGGAGAGGGTCTGCGGGTGCGCGATCGCCCCAGTCGGGAGGCAAATGCCCTAGGGGGTGTGGCCTTTGATGAGGTGGTGACGATCCTAGAGCGCAGTGAGGATGGGGAATGGTTGAAGATTCGCACTAAAAATAATCTTGAAGGCTGGGTACTGGCCTTTGGTGTGCAGGTTACAACCCCTCAATCCCCCGCATCCAGTGAGACCCCCCAGTAG
- a CDS encoding AAA family ATPase has protein sequence MSAQSDLELLLRARYPLLYVATTEEERLEATLHTISDRLNQRPIYIWDFVEGYQGNPNDVGVAKRNPLSALEFVEKLPPPAAAMVLLRDFHRFIEDVAVSRKLRNLARQLKSQPKNLILLAPTVQLPPELRDVITVVEFPLPQREEIRLELVKLCHSLGNIPPEPVLDELIRACQGLTLERIRRVIGRIIALHGMLDGSHVDLILAEKRQILRQTEILEFYPTQETIADIGGLDNLKEWLLRRGGAFSERARRYGLPYPRGVLLVGIQGTGKSLTAKAIAHQWHLPLLRLDVGRLFGGLVGESEARTREMIHIAEALAPCVLWIDEMDKAFAGIDGRGDGGTSSRVFGTIITWLAEKTSAVFVVATANNVQVLPPELLRKGRFDEIFFVGLPNMDERRAIFEVHLSRVRRDRLQNYDLERLAYETIDFSGAEIEQCIIEAMHLAFSQDRDFTTEDLLHAASEIIPLARTAREQVHQLQEWAASGRARFASRILSSPPGR, from the coding sequence GTGAGTGCTCAGTCTGACCTTGAACTGTTGCTGCGGGCACGCTATCCCCTGTTGTATGTGGCAACAACGGAGGAAGAACGCCTTGAGGCGACACTGCACACGATTAGCGATCGCCTGAATCAGCGCCCCATCTACATTTGGGATTTTGTCGAGGGGTATCAGGGGAATCCCAATGATGTGGGCGTGGCCAAGCGCAATCCCCTCAGTGCCCTTGAATTTGTCGAGAAACTACCGCCACCGGCAGCGGCCATGGTTCTGCTGCGGGATTTTCATCGCTTTATTGAAGATGTAGCCGTCTCTCGCAAACTGCGGAACCTGGCACGGCAACTCAAGTCCCAGCCCAAAAACTTAATCTTGCTTGCTCCCACGGTGCAGTTGCCCCCGGAACTACGGGATGTGATTACCGTTGTCGAGTTCCCCTTGCCCCAACGGGAGGAAATTCGCCTTGAACTGGTGAAGCTCTGCCACAGCCTCGGTAACATTCCCCCAGAACCCGTCCTCGATGAATTAATCCGTGCCTGTCAGGGCTTGACCCTAGAGCGGATTCGCCGGGTTATTGGTCGGATTATTGCCCTCCACGGTATGCTGGACGGCAGCCATGTGGATCTGATCTTGGCGGAGAAACGGCAGATCCTGCGGCAAACCGAAATTCTGGAGTTTTATCCTACCCAAGAAACAATTGCTGATATTGGCGGCCTTGATAACCTCAAGGAGTGGTTACTGCGGCGGGGGGGCGCGTTTTCTGAGCGAGCACGGCGCTATGGGCTACCCTATCCCCGTGGGGTACTGCTGGTGGGGATTCAGGGGACCGGTAAGTCCTTAACAGCAAAGGCAATTGCCCACCAATGGCACCTGCCCCTCTTGCGCTTGGATGTCGGGCGGCTCTTTGGCGGCCTTGTCGGCGAATCCGAAGCCCGGACCCGCGAAATGATTCACATTGCTGAGGCCTTGGCGCCCTGTGTTCTCTGGATTGATGAAATGGATAAAGCCTTTGCGGGCATTGATGGCCGTGGCGATGGCGGAACCAGTAGCCGTGTCTTTGGCACGATTATCACTTGGCTGGCGGAGAAAACCTCTGCTGTTTTTGTTGTGGCCACTGCCAACAATGTGCAGGTCTTGCCCCCTGAACTGCTGCGCAAGGGGCGCTTTGATGAAATCTTTTTTGTGGGGCTACCCAATATGGATGAGCGGCGCGCCATTTTTGAAGTGCACCTTAGTCGCGTCCGCCGCGATCGCTTGCAAAACTACGATCTAGAGCGCTTGGCCTACGAAACCATTGACTTTTCCGGGGCTGAAATCGAGCAGTGTATCATTGAAGCCATGCACCTTGCCTTTAGCCAAGACCGCGACTTTACCACCGAAGATCTGCTGCACGCGGCCAGCGAAATTATCCCCTTGGCACGGACAGCTCGCGAGCAGGTACACCAGTTACAAGAATGGGCGGCCTCTGGTCGGGCGCGGTTTGCCTCACGCATCCTGTCTTCTCCCCCAGGGCGTTAG
- a CDS encoding YceD family protein encodes MTPVHWLSIPELLRLPAQTYEWQVDTHFPDLPTLTPVQGMVAATHRHTYLELRASVQTIVTLSCDRCLQYYNHRLECTTSELIWLAESPASQPDDDLVETAPATGRIDLGDWLYQQLCLALPYPKYCDPNCGGIHPPTPAEPSVDHRWAMLAQLQSALEGAEPSP; translated from the coding sequence GTGACCCCTGTTCACTGGCTAAGCATTCCTGAACTGTTGCGGCTGCCCGCCCAGACCTACGAGTGGCAGGTCGATACCCATTTTCCAGACTTACCAACCCTGACTCCTGTGCAAGGGATGGTTGCTGCCACTCACCGCCACACCTACTTAGAACTGCGTGCCAGTGTGCAGACCATTGTCACCCTCTCTTGCGATCGCTGTTTGCAGTACTATAATCACCGCCTAGAGTGTACGACCAGCGAACTCATTTGGCTGGCGGAAAGCCCAGCGAGTCAGCCCGACGATGATCTCGTGGAGACTGCGCCGGCCACCGGTCGCATTGATCTCGGAGATTGGCTCTACCAGCAACTGTGCCTTGCCCTGCCCTACCCCAAGTACTGTGATCCCAACTGTGGCGGTATTCACCCCCCCACCCCCGCAGAACCCTCCGTGGATCACCGCTGGGCAATGTTAGCGCAACTACAGTCGGCTCTGGAGGGTGCAGAACCATCGCCGTGA
- a CDS encoding BLUF domain-containing protein — protein sequence MGLHRLIYLSCATDGLSYPDLRDIMAKSEVNNLRDGITGMLCYGNGMFLQTLEGDRQKVSETYARILKDPRHHSAEIVEFKAIEERTFINWSMRLVQLGEMDSDTIRRLRLKYSPAATFQPRSMTAEQCFRFLKELYDMSQGS from the coding sequence ATGGGACTACATCGCCTGATTTATCTCAGTTGCGCTACGGATGGGTTATCGTACCCAGACCTGCGGGATATTATGGCCAAGTCAGAGGTCAACAATTTGCGCGATGGCATTACGGGAATGCTGTGCTATGGCAATGGCATGTTTCTGCAAACCCTTGAGGGCGATCGCCAAAAAGTCAGTGAAACCTACGCCCGTATTCTTAAGGATCCCCGCCACCACAGCGCTGAAATTGTTGAGTTTAAGGCAATCGAAGAGCGAACCTTTATCAATTGGTCCATGCGTCTGGTGCAGTTGGGTGAGATGGATAGCGACACCATTCGGCGCCTGCGGTTAAAATACTCTCCAGCAGCAACGTTTCAGCCAAGATCAATGACGGCTGAGCAATGCTTCCGTTTCTTAAAAGAACTCTATGACATGAGTCAAGGATCCTAG
- a CDS encoding DUF2752 domain-containing protein has product MLRFSDAVLSKQERLSRWGFLGLTTAPLVGAALFNHTGTPPFLRCPFWATTGIPCPGCGLTRSFMAIARGDVTDALRMHLFGPILFLAFTVAAVFIAIELRVGRRLRQTPFRYINERLQNWWWLGAIYLGYYGLRLYSLLHTGEFYINPLERLVTKFS; this is encoded by the coding sequence ATGCTGCGCTTCTCTGATGCCGTTTTATCTAAACAGGAACGTTTGAGCCGTTGGGGCTTTTTGGGACTGACCACCGCACCTTTAGTGGGAGCGGCACTGTTTAACCATACGGGGACGCCGCCCTTCTTAAGGTGTCCCTTTTGGGCAACAACGGGCATTCCCTGTCCGGGGTGTGGCCTGACTCGTTCTTTTATGGCGATCGCTCGCGGCGATGTTACAGATGCCCTGAGAATGCATCTCTTTGGCCCTATACTCTTTCTCGCATTTACAGTGGCTGCTGTATTTATAGCCATTGAACTGAGAGTAGGGCGACGACTGCGGCAGACTCCCTTTCGCTACATCAATGAACGCCTTCAAAACTGGTGGTGGCTAGGGGCCATTTATCTTGGCTACTATGGCCTGCGACTGTACAGCCTACTGCACACCGGGGAGTTCTATATCAATCCCTTAGAGAGACTCGTAACAAAATTCAGCTAA
- the tgt gene encoding tRNA guanosine(34) transglycosylase Tgt — protein sequence MFEFVCQQECAHTQARAGLFHTPHGTVATPRFMPVGTLANVKTLTPEHLKAAGAQMILANTYHLHLQPGEDIVAAAGGLHCFMGWSGPILTDSGGFQVFSLSEMRQISDQGVVFRSPHDGQIIELSPEGAIAIQEALGADVIMAFDECPPYPASREAVIQATQRTLQWLERCIVAKQRSDQALFAIVQGGVYADLRRECAEAMVPYDLPGYAIGGVSVGEPNRIMHEIVAVTAPLLPVHKPRYLMGVGTHLEMLRAIAAGVDLFDCVIPTRLARHGCAIVQGQRWNLKNARFRRDYEPLDPTCPCYTCRTFSRAYLSHLVRAKELLAYTLLSIHNVTELIRFTQAARQAILEERFAAFAAEWEQRLVVDAEEPDAALL from the coding sequence GTGTTTGAATTTGTCTGCCAGCAGGAATGTGCCCATACCCAAGCCCGGGCCGGCCTGTTTCACACCCCCCATGGCACAGTGGCAACGCCGCGTTTTATGCCAGTGGGCACCTTAGCCAATGTGAAAACCCTCACTCCAGAACATCTCAAGGCAGCGGGCGCCCAAATGATTTTGGCTAACACTTACCATCTGCATCTGCAACCGGGGGAAGACATTGTGGCCGCAGCCGGGGGGCTACACTGTTTTATGGGCTGGTCAGGGCCAATTCTCACGGATTCGGGGGGGTTTCAGGTCTTTAGCCTCAGTGAAATGCGGCAAATTTCCGATCAGGGGGTGGTGTTTCGTTCGCCCCACGATGGTCAGATCATTGAATTGTCGCCAGAGGGGGCGATCGCCATTCAAGAAGCCTTGGGGGCAGACGTCATCATGGCCTTCGATGAGTGTCCCCCCTACCCTGCTAGCCGTGAGGCTGTGATCCAAGCAACCCAACGCACCCTGCAGTGGTTAGAGCGCTGTATTGTCGCCAAGCAACGATCGGATCAGGCCCTCTTTGCCATTGTTCAAGGGGGGGTGTATGCCGACCTCCGGCGGGAATGTGCTGAGGCAATGGTGCCCTATGACCTACCCGGCTATGCCATTGGTGGTGTTAGTGTCGGTGAACCCAACCGGATTATGCACGAAATTGTGGCGGTGACCGCTCCCCTCCTGCCTGTCCATAAGCCGCGTTATTTGATGGGGGTGGGGACGCACTTAGAAATGCTGCGGGCGATCGCTGCCGGTGTTGACCTCTTTGACTGTGTGATTCCTACGCGTCTGGCTCGCCACGGCTGTGCCATTGTCCAAGGACAGCGCTGGAACCTGAAAAATGCCCGCTTCCGCCGCGACTATGAACCCCTCGATCCAACCTGTCCCTGCTATACCTGTAGGACATTTAGTCGCGCCTACCTCAGCCATCTTGTGCGTGCCAAGGAACTCCTCGCCTATACCTTGCTCTCAATTCATAACGTGACCGAACTGATTCGCTTTACCCAAGCAGCACGGCAGGCAATTTTAGAGGAGCGATTTGCGGCCTTTGCGGCAGAATGGGAGCAGCGACTCGTGGTGGATGCTGAGGAACCCGATGCTGCGCTTCTCTGA
- the rplC gene encoding 50S ribosomal protein L3 → MTVGILGTKLGMTQIFDEAGRSVPITVVQAGPCPITQIKTPQTDGYTAIQVAYGEVREKNLSRPERGHLNKSQTPPMRHLREFRLEDVSAYQLGQAITVDIFSPGQLVDVRGTSIGRGFAGYQKRHNFKRGPMAHGSKNHRLPGSTGAGTTPGRVFPGKRMAGRMGNTAVTIRKLQVMRVDPERNLILIKGALPGKPGALVSITPAKVVGRK, encoded by the coding sequence GTGACAGTTGGTATTTTAGGGACAAAGTTGGGCATGACCCAAATCTTTGACGAGGCGGGCCGATCTGTCCCCATTACGGTGGTACAAGCGGGGCCGTGTCCGATCACCCAAATTAAAACCCCCCAAACCGACGGCTACACGGCAATTCAAGTGGCCTATGGCGAGGTGCGAGAGAAAAACCTGAGTCGCCCTGAGCGCGGCCACCTCAACAAGTCACAAACACCGCCTATGCGTCATCTGCGGGAATTTCGCCTCGAAGATGTCTCTGCCTATCAATTGGGTCAGGCCATCACCGTTGATATTTTTAGTCCAGGGCAGCTTGTGGATGTCCGCGGCACGAGCATTGGCCGCGGTTTTGCTGGTTATCAAAAACGCCACAACTTCAAGCGTGGTCCGATGGCCCACGGCTCAAAAAACCATCGTCTGCCTGGCTCCACTGGAGCGGGGACAACCCCAGGTCGGGTCTTCCCCGGCAAGCGGATGGCGGGTCGCATGGGCAACACGGCGGTTACCATTCGCAAGTTGCAGGTAATGCGCGTTGATCCTGAGCGCAACTTAATCCTGATCAAAGGGGCATTGCCGGGTAAGCCGGGGGCACTGGTGAGCATTACCCCCGCCAAGGTTGTCGGTCGCAAATAG
- the rplD gene encoding 50S ribosomal protein L4, whose product MVACVVKDWQGADSGEATLDLATAKPETASHIVHRALVRQLANARQGTVSTKTRAEVRGGGRKPWRQKGTGRARAGSIRSPLWRGGGVIFGPKPRDYSQKMNRKERRLALRTALMSRVEDLIVVQDFADHLPRPKTKELVTALQRWGIEPEQKVLLLAADITETVALSARNVPTLKLLRADQLNVFDLLYADRIVATTGAIAKIQEVYGD is encoded by the coding sequence ATGGTTGCATGCGTGGTTAAAGACTGGCAGGGTGCCGACAGCGGTGAAGCTACCCTTGATCTGGCGACAGCAAAACCTGAAACTGCTAGTCATATTGTTCATCGTGCCCTGGTGCGGCAGTTGGCCAATGCCCGTCAGGGAACTGTTTCCACCAAAACCCGTGCTGAAGTGCGCGGTGGCGGTCGCAAACCTTGGCGGCAAAAGGGAACAGGACGTGCCCGCGCCGGCTCAATTCGCTCTCCCCTCTGGCGCGGTGGCGGCGTGATCTTTGGTCCGAAGCCCCGCGACTATAGCCAAAAAATGAACCGTAAGGAGCGGCGGCTCGCCCTGCGCACAGCGTTGATGAGTCGCGTTGAAGACCTGATTGTGGTTCAGGACTTTGCCGATCACTTGCCCCGTCCTAAAACCAAGGAATTGGTAACGGCTTTACAACGATGGGGCATTGAGCCAGAGCAAAAGGTACTGCTACTGGCCGCAGATATTACCGAAACGGTGGCCCTCTCAGCGCGAAATGTCCCCACCCTGAAACTGCTGCGTGCCGATCAACTGAATGTTTTTGATTTGCTCTATGCCGATCGCATTGTTGCCACCACTGGCGCGATCGCCAAAATTCAGGAGGTGTACGGTGACTAA
- a CDS encoding 50S ribosomal protein L23, producing MTKVQPRALADLIKRPIITEKATVLLENNQYTFDVDRRATKPQIKAAIEELFNVKVTAVNTYHLPPKERRVGRFVGRRPRYKRAIVTLAPDSKIVLFPEV from the coding sequence GTGACTAAAGTCCAACCCCGCGCCCTTGCGGATCTCATCAAGCGCCCCATCATCACAGAGAAGGCCACAGTTTTACTGGAAAACAATCAATACACCTTCGATGTGGATCGGCGCGCCACCAAGCCGCAAATCAAGGCCGCTATTGAGGAACTCTTTAACGTCAAAGTCACGGCAGTTAATACCTATCATCTGCCTCCCAAAGAGCGCCGCGTGGGTCGGTTTGTTGGTCGTCGTCCTCGCTATAAGCGGGCGATCGTCACCCTTGCCCCCGACAGCAAGATCGTTCTCTTCCCCGAAGTTTAA
- the rplB gene encoding 50S ribosomal protein L2 produces the protein MGIRVYRPYTPGVRQKTVSDFAEITTDKPEKSLTRGFKRDKGRNNRGVITSRRRGGGHKRRYRIVDFRRSSKLNIPAKVATVEYDPNRNARIALLHYRDGEKRYILHPRDLTPGTEIIASPDAPIEVGNALPLGKIPLGTSVHNVEITPGRGAQMVRAAGAMAQVVAKEGDMVTLKLPSGEVRLFRKECYATIGQVGNVEANNISLGKAGRNRWKGRRPKVRGSVMNPVDHPHGGGEGRAPIGRPGPVTPWGKPTLGYKTRKKKKLSDALIVRRRKKSSKRGRGGRQS, from the coding sequence ATGGGCATTCGCGTTTACCGACCCTACACCCCTGGCGTTCGCCAAAAAACCGTTTCTGACTTTGCTGAAATTACCACCGACAAACCTGAAAAGTCGCTGACCCGTGGCTTCAAGCGCGACAAAGGCCGTAACAATCGCGGTGTGATTACCAGTCGGCGGCGGGGTGGTGGCCACAAGCGTCGCTACCGCATTGTTGATTTTCGTCGCAGCAGCAAGCTCAATATCCCTGCCAAAGTGGCAACCGTGGAGTACGACCCCAACCGCAATGCCCGCATTGCCCTGCTCCACTACCGTGATGGTGAAAAACGTTACATCCTCCATCCTCGGGATTTGACCCCCGGCACGGAGATTATTGCTAGTCCCGATGCCCCTATTGAAGTGGGTAACGCCCTTCCCCTGGGCAAAATTCCCCTGGGTACCAGCGTTCACAATGTGGAAATTACCCCCGGTCGCGGTGCGCAAATGGTGCGAGCTGCCGGCGCCATGGCACAGGTGGTGGCCAAGGAAGGCGATATGGTCACCCTCAAGCTTCCTTCAGGGGAAGTGCGGCTCTTCCGTAAGGAGTGCTATGCCACCATTGGCCAAGTGGGGAACGTGGAAGCCAACAACATCAGTTTGGGCAAAGCCGGTCGCAATCGCTGGAAAGGGCGTCGTCCGAAGGTGCGTGGTTCGGTGATGAACCCTGTGGATCACCCCCACGGTGGTGGTGAAGGCCGTGCTCCTATTGGTCGTCCTGGGCCTGTTACCCCTTGGGGTAAACCCACCCTTGGCTACAAAACTCGCAAGAAGAAGAAACTCAGTGATGCCCTCATTGTGCGTCGTCGCAAGAAGTCTTCCAAGCGGGGTCGCGGTGGTCGTCAGTCTTAG